A single region of the Gracilibacillus caseinilyticus genome encodes:
- a CDS encoding DUF3939 domain-containing protein yields MWFKKKKKDKEKTYPIKDISLEEVRHAIHAFSKELPADIPLKIVAKDDLSLDYSLLAPFLKGIPEKNYYMSKETYDLFEEEEKHIALALDQIQHAVDQYIAQTNELPVIDHDPYLKVNFFKLEKLKLIEERPEMDFYITDQEQMVTSVKPT; encoded by the coding sequence ATGTGGTTTAAGAAGAAGAAAAAAGACAAAGAAAAAACGTACCCGATTAAGGATATTTCCTTAGAAGAAGTACGTCATGCCATCCATGCATTCAGTAAAGAACTGCCAGCAGATATTCCATTAAAAATTGTCGCAAAAGACGATTTATCACTAGATTATTCGTTACTTGCTCCGTTCTTAAAGGGAATTCCCGAAAAGAACTACTACATGTCCAAGGAAACCTATGACTTGTTCGAGGAGGAGGAAAAACATATTGCACTAGCATTGGATCAGATCCAGCATGCTGTCGATCAATATATTGCGCAAACAAATGAATTGCCCGTCATCGATCATGATCCTTATCTTAAGGTAAATTTCTTCAAGCTGGAAAAATTAAAATTAATCGAGGAACGACCAGAAATGGATTTTTATATTACAGATCAGGAACAAATGGTAACCTCTGTAAAACCGACGTAA
- a CDS encoding competence protein ComK → MEMLMEKVREISPKTLAIVGKEEGGQYFTRVIEYDEADDYETTWSTQKVLDYTCREFGISLRGLIEGSRMLSKITHKPPIAIDRISGMYFFPIESPQRKACTWIAHSHVLELEKVDHDLTRIVFKNGRDLILDVSYATMINQLYRTAQYRYLLSNKMEQILESAQFVAEAKWHKH, encoded by the coding sequence ATGGAAATGTTAATGGAGAAAGTACGAGAAATCAGTCCTAAGACACTCGCAATTGTTGGAAAAGAGGAAGGTGGTCAATATTTTACAAGGGTGATTGAATATGATGAAGCAGATGATTATGAAACGACCTGGAGTACACAGAAAGTACTGGATTACACGTGTAGAGAATTTGGCATCAGTCTTCGAGGGTTGATTGAAGGATCACGGATGTTAAGTAAGATCACGCATAAACCGCCGATTGCTATTGACCGGATCAGTGGTATGTATTTTTTTCCGATTGAATCTCCCCAAAGAAAAGCCTGTACCTGGATTGCGCATTCTCATGTGCTCGAGTTGGAAAAAGTCGATCATGATTTAACAAGAATTGTTTTCAAAAATGGGCGTGACCTGATTTTGGATGTTTCGTATGCGACAATGATTAATCAACTGTATCGCACCGCACAATACCGCTATTTATTAAGCAATAAAATGGAACAGATTTTAGAGTCTGCCCAATTCGTGGCAGAAGCCAAATGGCATAAGCATTAA